One window of Prochlorococcus marinus XMU1405 genomic DNA carries:
- a CDS encoding RNA recognition motif domain-containing protein, translated as MSIFVGNLPFRAEREDVIQLFAPFGEVLNCSLPLERDTGRKRGFAFIEMADEAIESTAIDGLQGTELMGRPLRINKAEPRGSGGSRRGGRGGGYGGGNSGGGYGGGYGGGNSGGGYGGGNSGGGYGGGNSGGGYGGGYGGGNSGSGYGGGNSGSGYGGGYGGGNAESNSSYTNKSSGAEGWEDRSYGNSSENSEYESGRSRRKRGVSNESNASNDTN; from the coding sequence GTGAGTATTTTTGTTGGCAATTTGCCGTTCCGCGCAGAGCGTGAAGATGTTATACAGTTGTTTGCCCCTTTTGGTGAAGTGTTAAATTGTTCTCTTCCATTGGAGAGAGACACTGGAAGGAAAAGAGGATTCGCATTTATTGAAATGGCTGATGAAGCGATTGAGTCAACAGCTATTGATGGTTTGCAAGGCACGGAACTTATGGGTAGGCCATTAAGAATTAATAAAGCTGAGCCAAGAGGTTCTGGTGGCTCACGTAGAGGAGGAAGAGGCGGCGGCTACGGCGGCGGTAATAGTGGTGGCGGCTACGGCGGCGGCTACGGCGGCGGTAATAGTGGTGGCGGCTACGGCGGCGGTAATAGTGGTGGCGGCTACGGCGGCGGTAATAGTGGTGGCGGCTACGGCGGCGGCTACGGCGGCGGTAATAGTGGTAGCGGCTACGGCGGCGGTAATAGTGGTAGCGGCTACGGCGGCGGCTACGGCGGCGGTAATGCTGAATCCAATAGCTCTTATACTAATAAATCTTCTGGAGCAGAAGGTTGGGAAGACAGAAGCTATGGAAATTCTTCTGAAAATTCTGAATATGAAAGCGGTAGGAGCAGGAGAAAAAGGGGAGTCTCCAATGAGAGCAATGCTTCAAACGATACAAATTAG
- the dusA gene encoding tRNA dihydrouridine(20/20a) synthase DusA, with protein sequence MNFIQPNSIKNIHKLSIAPMMDCTDKHFRMIMRKISSEALLYTEMIVAQSLVHTKNKENFLNFNGEEHPISIQFGGDDPRILKDAARMAQEWGYDEINFNVGCPSPRVCSGNFGASLMKDPEKVAKCIESLKNNCNLPVTIKHRIGVDNDDSFVNLNNFVRTIANAGADRFTVHARKAILKGLNPKQNRTIPPLNYGMVKKLKKLNPEILIEINGGLTNIDESLKALNDFDGVMIGRSIYKHPLRWSEIDQKIYGINTKPKSASKIIFSLIPYIEAHLSNGGKSWDICKHLINLVEGIPKAKIWRNQISNKSIKKELNIEYLFKLTTALEEMGY encoded by the coding sequence ATGAATTTCATTCAGCCTAATTCTATTAAAAATATTCATAAATTAAGTATTGCTCCAATGATGGATTGTACTGATAAACATTTCAGAATGATAATGAGAAAAATAAGTTCTGAAGCTCTTCTGTATACAGAAATGATTGTGGCCCAAAGTTTAGTGCATACAAAAAATAAAGAAAATTTTCTAAATTTTAATGGTGAAGAACACCCAATATCGATTCAATTTGGTGGGGACGATCCTAGAATTCTTAAAGATGCAGCCCGAATGGCACAGGAGTGGGGTTACGACGAAATAAACTTTAATGTTGGTTGTCCTAGCCCAAGGGTCTGTTCTGGAAATTTTGGCGCTTCACTTATGAAAGACCCTGAAAAAGTAGCAAAATGTATAGAATCCTTAAAAAATAATTGCAACTTACCGGTTACGATCAAACATAGAATCGGTGTAGACAATGATGATAGTTTCGTTAACTTGAATAATTTCGTAAGAACTATCGCAAATGCTGGTGCAGACAGATTTACGGTTCATGCAAGGAAAGCCATACTAAAAGGTCTAAATCCAAAACAAAACAGGACAATACCTCCATTAAATTATGGAATGGTAAAAAAATTGAAAAAATTAAATCCAGAAATATTAATAGAAATCAATGGGGGCTTAACAAATATCGATGAATCTTTAAAAGCTTTAAATGATTTTGATGGGGTCATGATTGGACGATCAATATATAAACATCCCTTAAGATGGTCTGAAATTGATCAAAAGATTTATGGAATCAATACAAAACCTAAATCTGCATCAAAAATTATATTCTCCTTAATTCCATACATAGAAGCTCATTTAAGTAATGGGGGAAAATCTTGGGATATTTGTAAACATCTTATAAATTTAGTTGAAGGTATACCCAAAGCTAAAATTTGGAGAAATCAAATTTCAAATAAATCTATAAAAAAAGAATTAAATATTGAATATCTATTTAAATTAACAACAGCTCTTGAAGAAATGGGCTACTAA
- the msrB gene encoding peptide-methionine (R)-S-oxide reductase MsrB, whose product MNQFLSRRTFILIPTMSILKIIFKPMQVLASSLASKEEWNFSKDEWKSRLSPESYYILREEGTERAFSSQLNNEKRKGIFHCAGCDLPLFSSDKKFDSGTGWPSFWDSIQGSVEMKVDFKLIVPRTEYHCSRCGGHQGHVFNDGPLPTGKRYCNNGLALRFVPD is encoded by the coding sequence ATGAATCAATTTCTATCAAGAAGAACTTTTATTCTAATTCCTACTATGTCAATCTTAAAAATAATCTTTAAACCTATGCAAGTGTTAGCTTCTTCACTGGCTTCTAAAGAAGAGTGGAATTTCTCAAAAGACGAATGGAAATCTAGGCTTAGTCCAGAATCTTATTATATTCTGAGGGAGGAAGGGACTGAAAGAGCTTTCAGTAGCCAGTTAAATAATGAGAAAAGAAAAGGGATTTTTCACTGTGCAGGTTGCGATTTGCCGCTTTTTTCTTCAGATAAAAAGTTCGATAGTGGTACAGGATGGCCAAGTTTTTGGGATTCAATTCAAGGATCAGTAGAAATGAAGGTTGATTTTAAGTTAATTGTCCCCAGAACCGAATATCATTGTTCTAGATGCGGAGGTCATCAAGGACATGTTTTCAATGACGGGCCACTGCCTACTGGCAAAAGATACTGTAACAATGGATTAGCATTAAGGTTTGTTCCTGACTAA
- the grpE gene encoding nucleotide exchange factor GrpE, translated as MIENQSDNIENKENDLSDQDNALGDSSPAQELAAENNEFSSHKIEEINTEELKNSISNNDARLEQLEKEHETLKNQYVRISADFDNFRKRQSRDQDDLKIQLVSKTLTSILPIVDNFERARQQLKPESEEAQALHRSYQGLYKQLVEVLKQQGVSPMRVVGQQFDPSLHEAVLREPSEEFKEDFIIEELQRGYHLEGKVLRHALVKVSMGPGKQNSQEQLEKDKVEVDIDSEENTSEDV; from the coding sequence ATGATTGAAAATCAATCAGACAATATTGAGAATAAAGAAAATGATCTTTCAGATCAGGATAATGCTCTTGGAGATTCATCACCTGCGCAAGAATTAGCTGCTGAAAATAATGAATTTTCTTCTCATAAAATAGAAGAAATAAATACCGAAGAATTAAAAAATTCTATTTCTAATAATGATGCAAGATTAGAGCAACTAGAAAAAGAGCATGAAACATTAAAAAATCAATATGTAAGGATCTCAGCAGATTTTGATAATTTTAGAAAAAGGCAGTCGAGAGATCAGGACGATTTAAAAATTCAACTTGTTTCAAAGACTTTGACTTCAATACTCCCTATTGTTGATAATTTCGAGAGAGCAAGACAACAACTTAAACCTGAAAGTGAAGAAGCTCAAGCTCTTCATAGAAGTTATCAAGGATTGTATAAACAATTGGTAGAAGTTTTAAAACAACAGGGCGTTTCACCTATGAGAGTTGTTGGTCAGCAATTTGATCCAAGCTTGCATGAAGCTGTATTAAGAGAGCCTAGTGAAGAGTTTAAAGAAGATTTTATTATTGAAGAATTGCAGCGAGGATATCATCTTGAAGGTAAGGTTTTGAGACATGCTTTGGTTAAAGTTTCTATGGGACCTGGAAAACAAAATTCACA